Proteins from a single region of Antechinus flavipes isolate AdamAnt ecotype Samford, QLD, Australia chromosome 2, AdamAnt_v2, whole genome shotgun sequence:
- the VAMP5 gene encoding vesicle-associated membrane protein 5 isoform X1, translating to MSKEAGKDLEKCQQQANEVTEIMLNNFERVLERDGKLAELEQRSDLLLDMSSTFNKTAKALDQDRLWKNKRWQVILGLAVGGLLLVILIVVLAILKPWQSSKTP from the exons ATGAGTAAGGAG GCGGGAAAGGACCTGGAGAAGTGCCAGCAGCAGGCAAATGAAGTGACTGAAATCATGCTGAACAACTTTGAACGAGTTCTGGAGCGGGACGGCAAACTAGCAGAACTGGAGCAGCGATCCGACCTGCTCCTCGATATG AGCTCCACCTTCAACAAGACGGCCAAGGCGCTGGACCAGGATAGACTCTGGAAGAACAAGCGGTGGCAAGTGATCCTGGGCCTGGCCGTTGGTGGTTTACTCTTAGTCATTCTCATCGTGGTGCTAGCGATCTTAAAACCCTGGCA ATCCTCTAAGACTCCCTAG
- the VAMP5 gene encoding vesicle-associated membrane protein 5 isoform X2 produces the protein MAGKDLEKCQQQANEVTEIMLNNFERVLERDGKLAELEQRSDLLLDMSSTFNKTAKALDQDRLWKNKRWQVILGLAVGGLLLVILIVVLAILKPWQSSKTP, from the exons ATG GCGGGAAAGGACCTGGAGAAGTGCCAGCAGCAGGCAAATGAAGTGACTGAAATCATGCTGAACAACTTTGAACGAGTTCTGGAGCGGGACGGCAAACTAGCAGAACTGGAGCAGCGATCCGACCTGCTCCTCGATATG AGCTCCACCTTCAACAAGACGGCCAAGGCGCTGGACCAGGATAGACTCTGGAAGAACAAGCGGTGGCAAGTGATCCTGGGCCTGGCCGTTGGTGGTTTACTCTTAGTCATTCTCATCGTGGTGCTAGCGATCTTAAAACCCTGGCA ATCCTCTAAGACTCCCTAG
- the VAMP8 gene encoding vesicle-associated membrane protein 8, with product MEEASGGGGSDRVRSLQNEVEGVKNIMTQNVERILARGENLDHLRNKTEDLEATSEHFKTTSQKVARKFWWKNVKMIILICVIVGVILLLIILFATGVI from the exons ATG GAGGAAGCCAGTGGTGGAGGGGGCAGTGATCGGGTGAGGAGCCTCCAGAATGAGGTGGAAGGGGTGAAGAACATCATGACCCAAAATGTGGAGCGCATCCTGGCTCGGGGAGAAAACCTGGACCATCTTCGGAACAAGACGGAAGACCTGGAGGCCACG TCAGAACACTTCAAGACCACATCACAGAAGGTGGCTCGGAAATTCTGgtggaaaaatgtgaaaatgatcATTCTCATCTGCGTGATCGTGGGCGTCATCCTCCTCCTGATCATCCTCTTTGCCACTGGCGTGATCTAG